The proteins below are encoded in one region of Acanthochromis polyacanthus isolate Apoly-LR-REF ecotype Palm Island chromosome 4, KAUST_Apoly_ChrSc, whole genome shotgun sequence:
- the ttc4 gene encoding tetratricopeptide repeat protein 4 yields the protein MAQSDSDDGMDEFMDRFKSQRYKNAFTENDWEQEFNKIPMFMKTAPEEIDPQKYPELACLQSIIHDEDRPPEEQAKCLKDEGNAFFKEKNYEKAVVSYSAGLKKKCGDQELNTVLFTNRAAAHFYLGNMRSALNDAAAAKKIKPDHLKALIRGAQCCIELRNFPDALQWCDEALKAHPTDKKLLELRATADKHKRAAERDTRKAKVKEKKLHGQKEALLAAIKDRGVKLFQSVEPRQHSSDSEEEEEERSSAAIAQLSLDGLNSQEVTGAQVFLDNQGLLHWPVLFLYPEHQQSDFISAFCENNCFVDHLAIMFEELPPWDTDRKYLPQNLQLFFEDVEKEKLYQVDPEMSLLKTLQHKRFFVKGGTPSFIVLVNGSSFWKQFLSGRKIHHL from the exons ATGGCGCAGAGCGACAGCGACGATGGGATGGACGAGTTCATGGACAGATTCAAGAGCCAGAGGTATAAAAATGCCTTCACTGAAAACGACTGGGAACAG GAGTTCAACAAAATCCCCATGTTCATGAAAACAGCCCCTGAGGAGATTGACCCGCAAAAATACCCAGAACTAGCCTGTCTCCAGAGCATTATCCACGATGAAGACCGACCTCCAGAAG AGCAAGCCAAGTGTCTGAAAGATGAGGGCAATGCATTTTTCAAAGAGAAGAACTACGAGAAGGCCGTGGTGTCCTACTCAGCaggtctgaagaagaaatgtgggGACCAGGAGCTCAACACTGTTCTCTTCACCAATCGAGCAGCTGCACACTTCTATCTGG GTAACATGCGCTCTGCACTGAAtgatgctgcagctgcaaagaaGATCAAACCAGACCACCTGAAAGCCTTAATCAGAG GTGCTCAATGTTGTATTGAGCTGCGTAACTTTCCAGACGCCCTCCAGTGGTGTGACGAGGCGCTCAAGGCCCATCCGACTGACAAGAAGTTGTTGGAGCTGAGAGCAACAGCagataaacacaaa AGAGCAGCGGAAAGAGATACCAGGAAAGCTAAGGTCAAAGAAAAGAAGTTGCACGGTCAGAAAGAAGCTCTCCTGGCTGCTATAAAG GATCGAGGTGTCAAGCTCTTCCAGTCTGTGGAGCCTCGTCAGCACAGTTCAgacagtgaggaggaggaggaggaacgcTCTTCAGCAGCGATAGCACAGCTGAGTCTGGACGGCCTCAACTCTCAGGAGGTCACCGGGGCTCAGGTCTTCCTGGACAATCAGGGCCTTCTGCACTGGCCTGTTCTCTTCCTCTACCCCGAACATCAGCAGAGTGATTTCATCTCAGCCTTCTGCGAGAACAACTG TTTCGTAGACCACCTGGCGATCATGTTTGAAGAACTTCCCCCCTgggacacagacagaaaataccTTCCACAAAATCTGCAG CTCTTCTTTGAAGATGTGGAGAAAGAGAAACTCTACCAAGTTGATCCAGAGATGTCACTTTTGAAAACACTGCAGCATAAAAG GTTTTTTGTGAAGGGAGGAACTCCCAGCTTCATCGTGTTGGTTAATGGCTCGTCATTCTGGAAGCAGTTTTTATCAGGAAGGAAAATCCATCATTTGTAA
- the LOC110966807 gene encoding uncharacterized protein LOC110966807, with product MVVFVLTSELKKEFVPLCCRLSGCYGFWCCPCLACTVSGRFGENSCLPLCDILSPAIVAYWGIPLCAPPAALSIRAAMRNRYGIKGSLCKDIAISCFCDWCSWCQMHRELKERKKTPIVINATSNTFVSMQPPPVVMQPAPVVMQPPPVVMQPPPVVMMPANPQPAYYVK from the exons ATGGTGGTATTTGTTCTCACATCTGAACTTAAGAAAGAGTTTGTACCGCTCTGTTGTCGTCTCTCAGGTTGCTATGGTTTCTGGTGCTGCCCCTGCCTCGCCTGCACCGTCTCAGGGAGATTTGGAGAGAACTCCTGCCTCCCTCTATGTGACATACTCAGCCCTGCCATCGTGGCATACTGGGGGATTCCTCTGTgtgctcctcctgctgcattaTCTATCAGGGCTGCCATGAGAAACAGATATGGTATCAAG GGTTCTCTCTGTAAGGACATTGCAATCTCCTGTTTCTGTGATTGGTGCTCCTGGTGTCAGATGCATCGAGAGCTAAAAGAACGCAAGAAAACCCCGATTGTCATCAATGCAACGTCTAATACGTTTGTCAGCATGCAGCCTCCTCCAGTGGTGATGCAGCCTGCTCCAGTGGTGATGCAGCCTCCTCCAGTGGTGATGCAGCCTCCTCCAGTGGTGATGATGCCTGCAAATCCACAACCAGCTTATTATGTGAAATAG